A genome region from Clostridium pasteurianum includes the following:
- the pfkB gene encoding 1-phosphofructokinase encodes MTKTIYTLTTNPAIDMNIRTKSTEPNAVNRTESVKYFPNGKGINVSLVLNHFGMKSTIFGFFGGFSGNYIVDELKKSNFNVKPLWIEGITRINVFISDGTNEFKYVNKGAFVPEEEQEKFINYLKASKDCECLIISGSLSPGIDKSYYKKILEICNHKSIKCILDISTPELKNLLKYKPLLIKPNDEEVKKIFDLDIKNEDDAKKALIKISSMGAQNILLTLGDKGMYFYDGNKMYYCDAVKVKLVSSACAGDACLAAFLSEWFNSNKIEYALKKASAAGANVAESDGLGKLDKIDEYIKQLNVREVK; translated from the coding sequence GTGACTAAAACGATTTATACACTGACAACAAACCCAGCTATTGATATGAATATTAGAACAAAATCTACAGAACCAAATGCAGTAAATAGAACAGAAAGTGTTAAATACTTTCCGAATGGTAAAGGGATAAATGTTTCACTAGTTTTAAACCATTTTGGAATGAAATCTACAATATTTGGATTCTTTGGAGGGTTTTCAGGAAATTATATTGTAGATGAACTTAAAAAAAGTAATTTTAATGTTAAGCCTTTATGGATAGAGGGGATTACTAGAATAAATGTTTTTATAAGTGATGGAACTAATGAATTTAAATATGTAAATAAGGGTGCATTTGTTCCAGAAGAAGAGCAAGAAAAGTTTATTAATTATCTTAAGGCTTCAAAAGATTGTGAGTGTCTCATAATAAGTGGAAGCTTATCACCTGGAATTGACAAAAGTTATTATAAAAAAATACTTGAAATATGCAATCATAAATCAATAAAATGTATTCTTGACATAAGCACTCCAGAGTTGAAAAATTTATTGAAATATAAACCTCTTCTCATAAAGCCTAATGACGAAGAAGTGAAGAAGATATTTGATCTAGACATTAAAAATGAAGATGATGCAAAAAAAGCTTTAATCAAAATTAGCAGCATGGGTGCACAAAATATACTATTAACATTGGGAGACAAAGGAATGTACTTTTACGATGGTAACAAAATGTATTATTGTGACGCAGTAAAAGTAAAATTAGTAAGTTCAGCTTGTGCTGGAGATGCATGTTTAGCAGCATTTCTAAGTGAGTGGTTTAATTCTAACAAGATAGAATATGCTCTAAAAAAAGCGTCAGCAGCAGGAGCAAATGTTGCAGAATCTGATGGTTTAGGGAAATTGGATAAAATTGATGAATATATAAAACAATTAAACGTTAGGGAGGTAAAGTAA